A single region of the Kryptolebias marmoratus isolate JLee-2015 linkage group LG10, ASM164957v2, whole genome shotgun sequence genome encodes:
- the LOC108235683 gene encoding RNA polymerase II elongation factor ELL-like, with protein sequence MLALKENQCYGLSGGKLSLGGNVSVFHVKLTDSAARAIGAFQSSKGLSSPPTICFSGNQGRITIPCSENGDEVRIFTFGVTHVACDNPHGSFDCVKQHGMGAAEELSCLGVIQKKMTVNATDDSYDKARQSLAQAEEETRSRGAIVIKNGARYQGKKVTVRAPAPALAKLTKPKHSSHPLLGSIKRGVGVSRQRKGPCPVSRTSGEGVQERPLRERVMHLLALRPYKRPELMLRLQKDGLTDGDKDGLDSVMTEVGQPSGRDRTFVLRDSLFKELQKDWPGYSTGDQQLLKRILVRRLFQPQQNLLSVPKAQVSPLRDTPNSSPAHRPRLAPVEDCTDPLVSKKPRISHLLSRTAREDSEPKPSRHAAPKETEVKADDGRGNSLDPKRLFDSLSAVCQQEAAVDKRLEPDDSAQEGPKDPTEQPKTDSDRPPSPLTVPDLSRHTVKKKKSKHKHREHDKDGCRERKERRKDDGLEVTDDKVALDCTEPSETLFGSNVSQEEADAADYLVKYTAICSHNQRQSYKQDFNKEYSEYRDLHARIDGVTRQFMELDMQLKRLHHDSHKYKTVRNKILQEYRKIKKSNPNYNQDKVRCEYLHNKLAHIKKLISDFDQQQLTADHDFPK encoded by the exons GGCTTGTCTTCCCCTCCTACCATCTGTTTCAGTGGAAATCAAGGG AGAATCACCATCCCTTGCTCGGAGAACGGCGACGAAGTGAGGATTTTCACCTTTGGGGTGACTCACGTTGCTTGCGACAATCCACACGGAAGCTTCGACTGCGTCAAGCAGCACGGCATGGG tgctGCCGAGGAGCTGTCATGTCTCGGGGTGATTCAGAAGAAGATGACGGTGAACGCCACAGATGACTCGTACGATAAGGCTCGTCAGAGCTTGGCTCAAGCCGAGGAAGAGACACGCAGCCGGGGGGCCATTGTCATCAAAAATGGAGCGCGCTACCAGG GTAAGAAGGTGACGGTGCGAGCTCCAGCCCCGGCTCTGGCCAAGCTGACCAAGCCCAAACACTCGTCTCACCCGCTCCTCGGCAGCATCAAGAGGGGCGTCGGCGTGTCGAGGCAGAGGAAGGGTCCCTGTCCTGTGAGCAGGACGAGCGGGGAGGGCGTCCAAGAGAGGCCCCTCAGGGAGAGAGTCATGCACTTGCTGGCCCTGAGGCCGTACAAGAGACCCGAGCTGATGCTGAGGCTGCAGAAAGATGGACTGACGGATGGAGACAAAGACGGACTGGACTCTGTGATGACGGAg gttgGCCAGCCCAGTGGCAGAGACCGTACGTTTGTTCTGAGGGACAGTCTTTTTaaggagctgcagaaagacTGGCCGGGCTACTCCACAGGGGACCAGCAGCTTCTTAAACGCATCCTTGTCAG ACGGCTTTTCCAACCACAACAAAACCTCCTCTCGGTTCCCAAGGCCCAGGTCAGCCCGCTCCGAGACACCCCCAACTCGTCCCCAGCCCACCGTCCAAGACTCGCCCCCGTCGAGGACTGCACAGACCCGCTGGTCAGCAAGAAGCCCAGAATATCCCACTTGTTGAGCAGGACGGCAAGAGAAGATTCCGAGCCGAAGCCGTCTAGACACGCGGCTCCTAAAGAGACAGAAGTGAAAGCAGACGACGGGCGAGGAAACTCACTCGATCCCAAAAGACTCTTCGACTCGCTGTCAGCAGTCTGTCAACAGGAAGCAGCGGTGGATAAACGACTGGAGCCAGACGATTCTGCTCAAGAGGGGCCGAAAGACCCGACAGAACAACCGAAAACAGACTCTGATCGCCCCCCGTCTCCGCTGACAGTGCCCGATCTGAGCAGACACACggtgaaaaagaagaagagcaaacacaaacacagggagCAT GACAAAGATGGATGTagagaaaggaaagaaagaaggaaagacgACGGTTTAGAGGTTACAGACGACAAAGTCGCTCTGGACTGCACAG AGCCGAGTGAAACATTGTTTGGCTCTAATGTGTCTCAAGAGGAAGCTGACGCAGCAGACTATTTAGT GAAGTACACGGCCATTTGCAGCCACAACCAGAGGCAGAGCTACAAACAAGACTTCAACAAGGAGTACAGCGAGTACAGGGATCTACACGCGCGCATCGACGGCGTGACGCGGCAGTTCATGGAGCTGGACATGCAACTCAAACGACTTCACCACGACTCGCATAAATACAAG acGGTTCGGAATAAAATTCTTCAAGAGTACCggaaaattaaaaag tcgAACCCTAACTACAATCAGGACAAGGTTCGCTGTGAATATCTACACAACAAACTGGCTCACATCAAGAAACTCATATCAGACTTCGACCAGCAGCAGCTCACTGCAGACCACGACTTTCCCAAATGA